Part of the Crossiella cryophila genome, CGTCGAAGCTCCAACCGTCCGCTGTGGACAGTGAGCGGAGCAGCAGGCCGAAGATCGGCACCAGCAGGGCCAGCACCACCAGGGCGGCGCCCGCGACCACGAACCACTCGCCGCCGCGCGGCCTGCGCAGGCTTTCCTCGGCCGCGCGCAGTTTGAGCTGGGCCTCCCGGCGGCGGCGCGCGACCGCGCCGATGACCAGGGCGGCGATCACCGCGGCGAGTTGCAGCAGGGACAGCGCGGCCGCGCCGGAGAGGTCGAGCAGGTTGACCGTGCGCAGGTAGATCTCGGTTTCCAGGGTGCGCAGCCGGGAGCCGCCCAGGATCAGCACCACACCGAATGCGGTGGAGCAGAACAGGAACACCACCGCGGCGGCCGAGCCGATGGCCGGGCCGAGCGCGGGCAGGGTGACGCTGAGGAAGGTGCGCCAGCGGGAGGCGCCCAGCGCGCGGGCGGCGTCCTCGGCCCTGCGGTCCAGGTGCGCCCACAGGCCGCCGACGGTGCGCGCGACCACGGCCACGTTGAAGAAGGCGTTGGCCAGCACGATGCCCAGCGCGCCGGCGTCACCGAGCACCGCGCGGAAGGCCAGGCCCACCACCACGGTCGGCAGCACGAACGGGATGGTGATGGCCAGCCGGACGAAGCCGCGGCCGCGCACCTGGCAGCGGGCGAGCAGGTAGGCCACCGGCATCCCGGCCAGCAGCGCGACCGCGGTGGCCGCGGCGGCCTGGCCGAGGGTGAAGGCGACCAGGTCCCAGGTGGCCGGGTCGGCGAGGGTCTTGCCGACCCCGGTCCGGCCAAGGCCGAGGCCGATGATCGCGGCCACCGGCCAGGCGAAGAAGACGGCCAGGAAACCCAGCGGCACCGCAGCCGCGGCCCCCAGGCCCAGCCGGGTCAGCCCTGAACGAGCTTGCGCCACTGCTCCACCCAGCGCTCCCGGCCTTCGGCGACCTTGGCCGCGGGCAGTGCGGCGGCCTGCCGCGGCTGCGGCGCGACCTGCTGCCACACCGCGGGCAGCGCCACGCCTTCCCGCGCCGGGTAGACGTACATCTGCTCGGCGACCTGGGCCTGGAACTTCTCCCCCAGCAGGAAGTCGACCAGCTTGCGCGCGGCCTCGGGCTGCTTGGCGCCCTTGAGCACGCCGGCGTACTCGACCTGGCGGTAGCAGGTGTCCAGCAGCGCCTTGGTCTTCGGCTTGCCGTCCTGGCCGACCTCGGCAGCCGGGGAGGAGGCGTAGGAGAGCACGATCGGCCGGTTTCCCTTGCCGCCCACCGAGAACTCCTGCTTGTAGGCGGTCTCCCAGCCGTTGACCACCTTGACCCCGTTGGCCTTCAACCGGTTCCAGTAGCCCGCCCAGCCGTCCTCGCCGAACTTGGCCACCGTGTTGAGCAGGAAGGCCAGGCCGGGTGAGGAGGTCGCCGGGTCGGAGACCACCAGCAGGTCCTTGTACTTCGGGTCGGCCAGCTCGTCCAGGGACTTCGGCTCGGCCAGGCCCTTCTGCGCGAAGTAGGCCAGGTCGACGTTCATGCACACATCGCCCAGGTCCACCGCGGACAGCGCGCCGGAGCCGTCGACGGCGTAGCGCTGCGGGCCCTTGGCCGCCTCCGGGCTCTGGTAGGGATCCAGCAGGCCGTTGTCGATGGCCCTGGAGGCGAAGGTGGAGTCCACGCCGAAGACCACGTCGCCGAGCGGGTTGGCCTTGGTGAGCACGAGCTGGTTGGTCAGCGCGC contains:
- a CDS encoding thiamine ABC transporter substrate-binding protein — its product is MLTGCSLIGGSGATPAPPGETKVVLLTHESFAVSEGLFAEFKKQTGITVEQRALGDAGALTNQLVLTKANPLGDVVFGVDSTFASRAIDNGLLDPYQSPEAAKGPQRYAVDGSGALSAVDLGDVCMNVDLAYFAQKGLAEPKSLDELADPKYKDLLVVSDPATSSPGLAFLLNTVAKFGEDGWAGYWNRLKANGVKVVNGWETAYKQEFSVGGKGNRPIVLSYASSPAAEVGQDGKPKTKALLDTCYRQVEYAGVLKGAKQPEAARKLVDFLLGEKFQAQVAEQMYVYPAREGVALPAVWQQVAPQPRQAAALPAAKVAEGRERWVEQWRKLVQG
- a CDS encoding ABC transporter permease produces the protein MAQARSGLTRLGLGAAAAVPLGFLAVFFAWPVAAIIGLGLGRTGVGKTLADPATWDLVAFTLGQAAAATAVALLAGMPVAYLLARCQVRGRGFVRLAITIPFVLPTVVVGLAFRAVLGDAGALGIVLANAFFNVAVVARTVGGLWAHLDRRAEDAARALGASRWRTFLSVTLPALGPAIGSAAAVVFLFCSTAFGVVLILGGSRLRTLETEIYLRTVNLLDLSGAAALSLLQLAAVIAALVIGAVARRRREAQLKLRAAEESLRRPRGGEWFVVAGAALVVLALLVPIFGLLLRSLSTADGWSFDGYRALATGGTQGTLAVSGFEAALNSLRAAGDATLLALVIGLLAAIVLSRVRRRGAGEALDLVLMLPLGVSAVTVGFGYLVTMDALPGDFRTSPLLVPLAQALVVTPLVVRLVLPVLRAVDDRLRQAAATLGAGPFRVWREVDLPLALRSMLAAAGFGFVVALGEFGATSFLARPEAPTLPVAIARLIARPGELNEAMAYAACTLLMVVTGLAVLVIEKLRVGTGEF